The genomic interval GACTCTTTTATTTGGGCATCCGTTTCCGAGGTCTGTTCGACGATCCGAACTACCTTGGCTTGACACTGGTGTCGGCGATTGCCATCTTCACCAGAAACAGTGATCTCGGTGTGATGAGACGCGCTCTCTGTTGCTCGGTACTCTCCGTGGGCGTCATCATGTCCGGATCGAAGACCGCCAGCATTGTTCTGGTAGCCTACCTTGCACTGCGTTTGTTCGCGTGGGTGCGTGGGAATAGATCGGGCTCGCAGTCGAGCGCTTCGCCTAGGCTGCCTCTTGTGCTCGTTCTCGGGGCTATCCTGATAGCATCACTTCTCGCCGTGCGCAACACCCTCTCCATGCTCTTTCAAGGCAGTTATGCGGTGCAACGAGTTTGGACGACGTTCTCAAATTTCCCCGGGGCCCTCAGCGAGCAAGGATCTGGTCGACAGCAGGCATGGAGCACCGCGGTGGAGATCATTTCGGAGAACCCCATAACCGGTATCGGGCTCGGTTCCTACGGTCAGGTCGCTCAGCAGTTGGAGGGCTCCGGGACAATAGCACACAACACGTATCTGCAGGTATCGGCCGAGTCGGGTCTCATTGTCGCCGTGGTGACGTTTGCTCTGTTGTTCTGGATCATCCTGAGAAGTCTCCGCAGCAGCACGGCGGTTGCGGTCACGTCTCGGGATATTGCCCTTGTCATGCTGGCCGGATCGTTCTCCGTTTCACTAAACAACGTTCGCCTCTTCTGGCTGGCCATCGGCATACTTCTATTTGTCGCCGCATCCCATGCTAAATCCAGGATCGTCAGGGAGACAATACATTAGCGGCTCAGGCCCCGAAAAATAAGGCAAGCGAATGAAAAAAGCAGTTCTCTTTGATCCCTCCGTCGGCAGCATCAACCTCGGCGACCATATCATTTCCCGTAGTGCGCGAGCCCAACTCGACTTCCTGTTGGACAATACATTCGTCGTGACTCTTTCGACGCACACGCCCCTCTCCCTGCACATGCGACACTTCATGGATGCCGATTTTCGGCTTGCCCTGGGGAGCAACTTGCTGGCCGGGAAAATTGGTCTCATGGCACCGCATTGGGATATTAATGCTTTCACGGCGCCATTCGCGGCCCCAGTCACTCTCGTGGGTGTAGGCTGGCGCGGCTACCACGATGACTCCACGGCGTACAGTCGCAGTGTGTATCGAAGGGCGCTTTCGGCGACCGCCATACATTCGGTGCGGGATAACTACACCCTATACCAAATTTCCAGAATGGGGTTCAAGAACGTCGTAAACACGGGCTGTGCGACAATGTGGTCGCTTACGCCGGAACACTGCGCGACCGTCCCGACGACCAAGTCTCGTAATGTCGTCACGACGGTCACCGATTATGATCGTGATCCTGCCAGAGATCTGCAGATGCTGCGTACACTTGAGGGCTCCTACGATCGAGTTCGTTTATGGCCTCAAGGATATGGAGATGCCGAATACGCATCCCTCCTCAGTGCCGAGGGCGCTGAGGTGGAGCTGCTCGCGCCAACCATTGAGGCCTTTGACCAAGCGCTAGTGGAAGATGCGGATTTTGTGGGGACTAGACTTCATGCGGGCATTCGTGCCCTGCAACTAGGTGTACGCTCCATAGTGGTCGCAATTGATAACCGAGCAGTCGAGAAGCACCGTGACTTTGGCCTGCCGATCCTCATGCGCCACGACATCGGTGGGCTTGCCGAACTCGTCGAGTGTGACTTCGACACCTCTATCCACATGCCTTTGGACGCCATTGAATACTGGAAGAGCCAGTTCTCGACGAACGCGCCGTCCCTCGACTCACGACGTAGTGCGATGATCGATCTTGTTCGCTTCGGCCTTCAGGCCCGCAAGAGACTTGGTTCCCGTAAGGTCGCGCGCAGTGAACGCTAGTCGATGTGAACGCTTTCCCGGGTCCCTCTGGATCTATCGGCTGCCCTTGGCTCAGCTCATGGAGTGTGCGACGCATTGCTGAGAAAGTTGCTGGTGTACGGAGTCGGCCAGTCTTTGGCAAAGGTGGTGTCGATCGTCCTGTTGCCTCTGTACTCTCGCCTGCTTTCCGCAGATAGCTTCGGGCGGGCCAATGTTGCGCTTTCAATCGCGGCTGTGCTTGGGTCGGTCGTCTTCGTCGAGATCTGGACCGCGGTCTTACGAGCGACCATTGCGCGGCACAGGGACAGGGCACAGTCCGAATCCACCTTTGTGACGTCCGCAGCTTTCTGTGTGCTGGCACTGCCGATCCTCGGCGTCACAGTCTTCTTATCCGATTACTTCCTCAAGACCGGCCTTGCGAAGCCGACTTTTGTCTACGGCGCGATGTTCGCTTTTTGCTCATTATGGCAGAACTATGTGCGCGGTCTTGGTGACGCCCTATATTTTGTCATTTCCGGTGTGCTCGCCTCGCTCACGCAGTTAGCGATCGCCGTCGCGGCCGTCCTGGGCGATTTCCGAGATCCGGCCATCATGCTTCTCTCTCCCACCGGCGGGTACATTATAGGATGGGTATTTCTCGAAGCAAAGTTTCGGCTGCTGCGAAATTTTGGTCGCCTGATCGTTCCTCGTGAGCTTCGCGAGATTCTGTCATTTGCTACTCCTCTGGCATTGAGTGCGGCGGCCTACTGGGCGCTTTCGCAGTTTTCCACTGTCTATGTCGCGCTTGTCGGGGGGTATGCTCAGAGCGGGCTTGTCAGTGCGGCCACCCGGTACACGTCGTTGCTGGTCTTTGCCAGTGCCATCTTCACGGCGGCATGGCAGGAGAGTGCTTACGAGCGCAGCGGCAGGGAGGGCCGCGAAGTCTACTTCGAGAATGCCTTATTGAAGTATGTGCGTGTTTCAGGACTTCTGGGCGGGCTCTTCTTGTTGGCCACTCCCCTTCTGTACCGCGTCATGCTGGGCTCGGCGCTCGCCGATGGCGCCCAGTTGGCTCCGATGTATGCATGCGCCGCCCTCGTAGCCGGCATCGGCACATTTCTCGCGCAAATATATGCTGCTGAGGGTCGGACACTGTGGACGTTTCTGTCAACACTGTTCGGGGGTGCGACGAGTGTTGTCGTGCTTCTCACCGCGTACCCAGTTCTTGGGTTGTTTGCTGCGCCATTGTCTTTACTCCTCGGCCAGTTGATCACTGCGGCGCTGCGGATGCTTTTCTTGCGTCGCGTAATTTTGGTTGGCTTCCCATTGCGTGATTTTGTCGGCGTTTCTCTGTGGGTTGCAGTGTGTGCGGGGCTCGCTTCGGCCCGACTGGAACCGCTGTGGTTTGCTCTTCTGGTGGTCCTGGGCATCTGCGCAAGTTTACTCATTTTTCGTCGTGAATGTGTGTCGACGTGCGCTATGTTTCGTGGACGGCGATCTGGAGCTGGGCGCTGACGACGCCGCTGAATGGTTCGTCCGATTTGAGAGGGCCGCAGCGGTTGGACGCCTTTGGTGTCGAGAAGCGAGCAGCCAACGTCGCGGGCGCGGCTGCAAGATCGGGAGTGCCGCATGGATAGGTGATATCTGGCTCTTCAGAGTTGAGTGTGGGCGCGCCGGTTGGGTCGGGTAGCTGGGGGTAAGCGTCGAGGTCCCCGATGATGAGCGGACTTCTACCCCCGCTGATCTCAAGGGCCTCGACGATGCCCAACCATAGTTGTGTATGCCCTGACGCGCTCGATCGCTGCGACCGATGCGATGTTCTCCTCGACTTCCCAAGCCGCCACCTGGTCGCGGTGACGCAGGCTCCAACGGGCCTGGTGCTCGAGGTGGAGTCCTGTGATCCGGTCACGGGCTGCCCTGGCTGCGGAGTCATTGCGACTGGTCACGGCCGTATGATGGTCGAGATGATCGATGCGCCCTGGGCCGGCAGGCCGGTGCGGATCCGGTGGCGCAAGCGCCGCTGGATCTGCCTCGAGGACGTCTACGCGGTGGTCTCATTCATCGAGCAGGACTCCCAGGTCTGCGCTCCGCGGGGGCTGCTGAGCACGCGCGCGATCCGGTGGGCGATCGGCCAGCTCCGGGCCGAGGGAGCGACGATCCAGGGTCTGGCCCGGCAGCTCGGCACCACCTGGAACACGCTCTGGTCCCAGGTCCAGCCCGTCCTGGCCCAGGCCGCAGGCGATCCGTCCAGGTTCGAGGGCGTGCAGGTCCTGGGCGTCGACGAGCACATCTGGCACCACCGTGACCCGCGCAGGCGCGGCCCGAAGGAGCTCGCCGGCATGGTCGACCTGGCCCGTGGTCCCTACCCCACCGCGAGGCTGTTGGATCTCGTCCCCGGCCGATCCGGCAGCGCCTACCGAGACTGGCTGGACGAGCGGGGCGAGGAGTTCCGCAAGCGGGTCGAGATCGCAACGCTGGACCCGTTCCAGGGCTACAAGAACGCGATCGATGACCAGCTCGAGGACGCGACCTGCGTGCTGGACGCCTTCCACATCGTCAAGCTCGCCGGCGCTGCGGTCGATGACGTTCGCCGCCGAGTCCAGCAGGAGACCCTCGGCCACCGAGGCCGCAAGGGCGACCCTCTCTACGGGATCCGCCACCTCCTCCGCGCGGGGTGCGAACGCCTCACGTCTTGCCAACTGAACCGGCTGGCCAGTGCGTTCGCGGCCTACCCCGATCATGTCGCGGTCGAGGTCGCCTACCAGTGCGCCCAAGACGTCCGCGAAGTGTTCCACCAGCCCACCCTTCCCCGGGGCCGACGCCTCGCCGAGCAGCTGATCGAGAAGCTGCCGTCCTGCCTGATCCCGGAGATCGCCAGGCTCGGGAAGACTCTGCGCCGCTGGCGGACAGCGTTCCTGGCCTACTTCGACACCGACGGCGCGAGCAACGGCGGAACCGAGGCCATCAACGGAATCATCGAGCTCGGCCGCCGCATCGCCCGCGGGTTCCGGAACTTCGAGCACTACCGCCTCCGCATGCTCCTGATCACCGGCGGCCTCGACGCCTCACCCCACACTCAACTCTGAAGATCCGCTATACGGGCGGCGAGGCCGAAAAGACGACCACTCTACAAGGCCAGACGGACACTGCACACCGGCGCAGACCTGCTCACAGACAAACAGAAGCAGCGCACCCACGCCCTGTTCGTCATCGACGAGCACGCCGCGGTCGAGACGAACTGGTGCATCTACCAGGGCATGGTCGCCGTCTATCGCGGCGAGGACCGCGCTCACGGCCGCGAACTCATGGCCGCGGCCAACGCCTCCGTCGCCACAGGCGTTCCCGTCGGGCTGAAAGAGCTCGCCTCCCTAGGGCCGGACGCTGTCCAAGCGCGCCGCCGATTTCCTGGCACACTTCGACCGGTCAAGCCCGAGCAATGGCCCGACGGGGGCTATCATGTTACGCCACACGTGCTCGCCGCTCAGAACATCAATGATCAGAGGACACCCCGCGGTCGGTCTGCAATGTTTTCACCCATTCCCGCTGGACAACGTCACGAGAATAGCATTGCTTGACGAAGCAGAGCGCAGCCTCCGCCATCTGGCGTGAGGCAGCCGTATCTCGGATGGATGCGAGCAGCGCCAAGGCAAGCTCTTCTGAATCATCCACCGGCACCAGTCGTCCCGTCTCCCCGTTCCTGACGATGTCGACGATTCCCGTGGCGGCAGTCGCGACCACCGGCACGCCCGCGGCGAACGCTTCCAAGACAACAGTTGGAAGTCCCTCGCGTCGGCTCGGTAGGCAGAACACATCCGAAATCGCCAAGTACGATGCAACATCCTCGACATCCCCGACGAACGTCACCCGCGGCAGGGCGGCACGTATGTCGGCTGCTCCGCGGCGACCCGACTCGTCATCCACACCCCCGACGATGAGAAGCTGGGCGGAGGTCTCCCTCTCCACCGTGGCCATCGCTTTCCTCAGGGCCTCCAAGCCTTTATCGGCCGTCAATCGTCCGACGAAAGTGACGACAGGCTCATCGGACGGGATGGAAAGCGAGGCGCGC from Brachybacterium huguangmaarense carries:
- a CDS encoding O-antigen ligase family protein — its product is MTADSTVHQSAAAYATTPYNDSNPLRNVVGVISAGLALAFNQASVIAGANISVADIILLPLLLTLALRHALIAPRGAVVYILTTTALSLGIAAFVTPDKYDFIPPLAPVLRDTMKQLALGMYLIVGYSLAVTGLTTYLFRIFASGAVAVTLVGITAMAVPSSTLHTRLFYLGIRFRGLFDDPNYLGLTLVSAIAIFTRNSDLGVMRRALCCSVLSVGVIMSGSKTASIVLVAYLALRLFAWVRGNRSGSQSSASPRLPLVLVLGAILIASLLAVRNTLSMLFQGSYAVQRVWTTFSNFPGALSEQGSGRQQAWSTAVEIISENPITGIGLGSYGQVAQQLEGSGTIAHNTYLQVSAESGLIVAVVTFALLFWIILRSLRSSTAVAVTSRDIALVMLAGSFSVSLNNVRLFWLAIGILLFVAASHAKSRIVRETIH
- a CDS encoding polysaccharide pyruvyl transferase family protein; its protein translation is MKKAVLFDPSVGSINLGDHIISRSARAQLDFLLDNTFVVTLSTHTPLSLHMRHFMDADFRLALGSNLLAGKIGLMAPHWDINAFTAPFAAPVTLVGVGWRGYHDDSTAYSRSVYRRALSATAIHSVRDNYTLYQISRMGFKNVVNTGCATMWSLTPEHCATVPTTKSRNVVTTVTDYDRDPARDLQMLRTLEGSYDRVRLWPQGYGDAEYASLLSAEGAEVELLAPTIEAFDQALVEDADFVGTRLHAGIRALQLGVRSIVVAIDNRAVEKHRDFGLPILMRHDIGGLAELVECDFDTSIHMPLDAIEYWKSQFSTNAPSLDSRRSAMIDLVRFGLQARKRLGSRKVARSER
- a CDS encoding lipopolysaccharide biosynthesis protein yields the protein MSIVLLPLYSRLLSADSFGRANVALSIAAVLGSVVFVEIWTAVLRATIARHRDRAQSESTFVTSAAFCVLALPILGVTVFLSDYFLKTGLAKPTFVYGAMFAFCSLWQNYVRGLGDALYFVISGVLASLTQLAIAVAAVLGDFRDPAIMLLSPTGGYIIGWVFLEAKFRLLRNFGRLIVPRELREILSFATPLALSAAAYWALSQFSTVYVALVGGYAQSGLVSAATRYTSLLVFASAIFTAAWQESAYERSGREGREVYFENALLKYVRVSGLLGGLFLLATPLLYRVMLGSALADGAQLAPMYACAALVAGIGTFLAQIYAAEGRTLWTFLSTLFGGATSVVVLLTAYPVLGLFAAPLSLLLGQLITAALRMLFLRRVILVGFPLRDFVGVSLWVAVCAGLASARLEPLWFALLVVLGICASLLIFRRECVSTCAMFRGRRSGAGR
- a CDS encoding ISL3 family transposase; protein product: MPNHSCVCPDALDRCDRCDVLLDFPSRHLVAVTQAPTGLVLEVESCDPVTGCPGCGVIATGHGRMMVEMIDAPWAGRPVRIRWRKRRWICLEDVYAVVSFIEQDSQVCAPRGLLSTRAIRWAIGQLRAEGATIQGLARQLGTTWNTLWSQVQPVLAQAAGDPSRFEGVQVLGVDEHIWHHRDPRRRGPKELAGMVDLARGPYPTARLLDLVPGRSGSAYRDWLDERGEEFRKRVEIATLDPFQGYKNAIDDQLEDATCVLDAFHIVKLAGAAVDDVRRRVQQETLGHRGRKGDPLYGIRHLLRAGCERLTSCQLNRLASAFAAYPDHVAVEVAYQCAQDVREVFHQPTLPRGRRLAEQLIEKLPSCLIPEIARLGKTLRRWRTAFLAYFDTDGASNGGTEAINGIIELGRRIARGFRNFEHYRLRMLLITGGLDASPHTQL
- a CDS encoding glycosyltransferase family 4 protein, which gives rise to MTVDYQLRYHDGLYQRLADVGWDIHLVSSEGPLGARIAEHPGVTLHVVKMARDPRPLSDLGSLCRWLALQWKIRPAVHVVGTPKAGLLGSLSGFIARTPERIYEIHGLRLESAAGKGRLLLREIEKAVCSMSTRVIAVGSSLRAKVIDEAVAPKGKVEVIGVGSPNGVDVELFERARRDQQANDSLRASLSIPSDEPVVTFVGRLTADKGLEALRKAMATVERETSAQLLIVGGVDDESGRRGAADIRAALPRVTFVGDVEDVASYLAISDVFCLPSRREGLPTVVLEAFAAGVPVVATAATGIVDIVRNGETGRLVPVDDSEELALALLASIRDTAASRQMAEAALCFVKQCYSRDVVQREWVKTLQTDRGVSSDH